In Rana temporaria chromosome 3, aRanTem1.1, whole genome shotgun sequence, a single window of DNA contains:
- the LOC120932007 gene encoding adipocyte plasma membrane-associated protein-like, with the protein MHLKWGFSAALLAVVVGIYLLPSPIDPESFIFHKPPPLVGPLAINRRIHQGKRLFYGQLKGPESFTSDHEGNLYTGTVDGKLWRIRGEHLQLITQMGKNVSGCGIPEYEPVCGRPHGVRLGSDGYLIVADSYFGLFRVHPQTGEKEHLISNKEGVDGIPFKFLNGLELSQNGTIFFTDSSSKWGRQHHRYEVLETNHCGRLIRYDIVKKEAKTLLEDLYMANGLALSPEEDYLLIAETSIARISRYWLSGSKAGIKEVFVDNLPGYPDNIRISSMGTYRVGLSTTRFPGFFPPFLDAIAPYPALKRFIVKVTPLAAYSFLLKKHGLFLEVNQNGEIVDSFHDPDGSVTWAISDVYEHQGQLYLGNTDLPFLVVLTRERK; encoded by the exons ATTTCATAAACCGCCACCTTTGGTTGGACCATTGGCTATTAACCGAAGGATCCATCAAGGAAAGAGGCTCTTCTACGGACAACTGAAGGGTCCAGAATCATTTACTAGTGATCATGAAG GTAACCTTTACACTGGCACTGTGGATGGAAAGTTGTGGCGGATTCGTGGAGAACACTTACAGCTCATAACCCAGATGGGGAAGAATGTGTCCGGGTGTG GCATTCCTGAGTATGAGCCAGTGTGTGGACGTCCACATGGCGTACGATTAGGCAGTGATGGATATCTAATTGTAGCCGATTCCTATTTTGGATTGTTCAGGGTACATCCGCAGACTGGAGAAAAAGAACATCTTATCTCTAACAAAGAAG GGGTGGATGGAATACCATTCAAATTCTTGAATGGACTTGAGTTGTCCCAAAATGGCACCATATTTTTTACAGACTCGAGCAGCAAATGGGGTAGACAACATCACAGATATGAG GTATTAGAAACAAATCACTGTGGAAGACTCATACGTTATGATATAGTGAAGAAAGAGGCAAAGACTTTGCTGGAAGACCTGTATATGGCTAATGGGCTGGCCTTATCACCAGAGGAAGACTATTTATTAATAGCGGAGACCAGCATTGCCAGGATCTCACG CTATTGGTTATCTGGCAGCAAGGCGGGTATAAAAGAGGTTTTTGTGGACAATCTGCCAGGCTACCCAGATAACATCCGGATCTCTAGTATGGGTACATACAGAGTTGGCTTGTCAACAACACGATTTCCTGGATTCTTCCCGCCATTTCTGGATGCAATTGCGCCCTACCCTGCCCTAAAGAGATTCATTGTCAAG GTGACACCACTGGCAGCGTACAGCTTTCTGCTGAAAAAACACGGCTTGTTCCTGGAAGTGAACCAGAATGGGGAAATAGTGGACAGTTTTCATGATCCGGATGGAAGTGTGACATGGGCAATCAGCGATGTGTATGAGCACCAAGGACAGCTGTACCTGGGTAACACCGACTTACCCTTCCTTGTAGTTTTGACAAGGGAGAGAAAATAA